Part of the Woronichinia naegeliana WA131 genome, CAAATAGGCTTGAAAATTCTTTGCCCTCTTGCTTTTGACTCCATCAAACGCATCTATTGCCTTGTTCACAAAACCCCGCCACAGTAAATGCTCCACTGCTTCTAGCCGTTTGAGAGAGCCACCCACTTTGAACAGATTCTCCTTGAGATGATACCAATCCAACACCTCTCGTCGTATCAGCCACGATTGAGTGGCGAAACTCTCTACCGCATTCCAGATTCCGGGATGACCATCTCCCAAAAAGGTCACTATTGGGGACAAAGGTTGAACATTGCTCCAATTCTTTAAGCCCTCTGGGTCTTGGAAAAAGGCTTCACAGACATTGCCATGAAGACTCACCAGTTTATAATCTCGCCACTGTCCCCCTTCCTTCTCCTCGCCCCGCAGACAAATCTTTCCCCCATCTATACTGACCCCCGCACTCTCTGACTGAGCTTGAGCTAAGGGCAGTTCTGTCCGTTCTACCAAGCGATGTAAACTGCTATGTCCTACTTTTATCCCCATCAACTCCTCTATATCTTCTTCTGCTTGTTGGTAGGATGTTTTCGCACTGGCTCTTAGACAGCATTTCTCTAAACCTGGACTTAAGACGATTTTTGGCGACACCTTTAGTTTTCTGGCTTGTTTTTGGCTTATTTCCACTTCTCCGACTAGGGTTTTGATTTTTCGCTTGTTTCCAGACCGTTTTTTTCCCCCTTCTGAAAAAAAAACTCCCCCATTGTTGGCCCCACAATTTCTAACATCTGGGTTCTGACTTCTACTTCGATGCTTCCAAAGTCCTTCTGTTTCTCTGGTTCCGTATATTTGCGCAGGATACGGGCTGATTCGGTGAGATGCTGTTTTAACAGTGCTTTTTCTTCTGGGGGAATCGGTAACATACTTTTTTCGCTCATCAGTTTTTTTCCATTTTACCCCAGATTCTATGTACTACTTTATCCGGGATGTACCCAAGGAGATGACTATGAAGTTTATTTATGATTTAAGTTGGGACACAAAGAAAATACTAGAACGCATTTACAAGCAAAGTAAGCATCATCAAACAAGACAACGTGCAAAGTGCCTTCTATTGAGCTTAAAAGGAACGCCAATAAAAGAGCTAATGAAAATATTTGAAGTAACAAGAAAGACAATTTACAATTGGTTTAGTTCTTGGGAAGAAAATAAATTGTTAGGGCGGTATGAGCGTGCGGGTCGAGGCAGAAAGCCAAAGTTAACAAAAGAACAAGAAAAACAAGTAAAAGAGTGGGTAAAAGAGGATCCTAAAAATCTAAAGAATGTCCAAATTAAAATAGAGAAAGAATGGGACTATAAAATCAGTAAAGATACAATTAAAAGAACTATAAAAAAGTTTGATATGAGATGGAAAAGAATGAAGAGGGGTCTGAGCAAAAGTGCTGCGGCATGGGAGTTAGAGGTGAAATTACCTAAAATAAAAGAGCTAAAAGAACAAGATGAAAAAGGAGAAATTGATCTGAGATACTTTGATGAAGCAGGCTGGGGAATGAGAGCCTGTATTCCTTATGGGTGGCAAGAAAAAGATGAGCCAGTAATATTAAAAGATGTAGAAGAAAAAAGAATTAATGTAATAGGTGTAATGAACGTAAGAAATGAGTTATATTATGAGCAGCATGAAAAAAATATTAACAGTGAAATGATAATTAGGGCTTGCTGAAAAAAGCTGAAACCTTTACGGAGAAAAATAGTAGGCGAATTAAGAACCGCTAGAATGCACGAAAATAGGGTAGAATGCCTCAAAACCATTGCATTAAGAAGAGAGAAAGCAGATGTACCGAAAGCAACAGTACTCAATTGAAACACCAGAAAACTTGAAAAATCTGTTCGGCGGGCAGTTAGACGAAGAAAATCGTTGGATAGAAATGTCAAAAATGATTCTTTGGGAAGAATATGAGGAAGAATATGCAAAAAACTTCACAGAAAAAAAAGGAGCCCCAGCCAAATCATTTAGAATGGCATTAGGAGCATTAATTATCAAAGAAATTTCAGGAAAAAGTGACAGAGAAACAGTAGAACAAATAAAAGAGAACCCTTATTTACAGTACTTTATAGGAATGGAAAGCTATAGTAGCAAAGAAGCATTTAATGCGTCAATGATGGTTCATTTTCGTAAAAAAATAGGAATGGAATTAATAAATAAAATTAATAAAGAAATAGAAAAAAAAGCGACGGGTGTAGCGTCAGAAAAAAAAAGAAAATGAAGGAAAGTTATTGTTAGATGCGACTTGTACACCAGCAGATATAAAATATCCAACGGATATAGGAATATTGAATGATGCCAGAGAAAAAACAGAAAAAATAATAGATAAGCTGTATGAAGAAATAAAAGAGAAAAGGAAAGAAAAGCCGAGGACTTATAGGGAAGTGGCAAGAAAAGAGTACTTAGCCATAGCAAAAAAACGTCGTGTGTCAAAAAAAGAAAGAAGGTAATTAGTCACCGCAATAAAGAAGGAAATTATTGAGAATGAGAAGCAAATGAAAAAAGTAAAGAATAATGAAGAAAGGAAAGGCGGTTAAAGAGATAGGTTAGAATAGGGAGACTATGAAAAAACTAGACCCAGTTCCAGACTTAAACCAAGAAGAAGTGAAAATGCCATGGCAAAAAGAAGTGGCAAAAGATTGGTATGAAGATTATCAGAAAGAAAAAGAAGAGAACGAAAAGCTGAGAAAAGAATTGGTAGAGTTAAAGAAAGAGATAGAAAAGTTGAAAGAAAAGCTGAAAAAGCTTAACCAAAGAACGAGTGAAAATAGCTCTCAGCCCCCAAGCAGTGACGGTTACAAAAAGAAAGTCGCCAAAACCTTCGGTCAAAAAGGAAAAAAAAGAGGTCCAAAGTACGACCATGTGGGTAAAACCAGAAACGGGTTTGGTCGGGTAGATGAAATAGTAGATTTAAGGATGGAAAAATGCCCAAAATGTGGTGCGTCAGTGGAAAAGCAAAAGGAGACTATCATCAAAAAAAATCAAATAGCTGAATTAGTCAGTAAACCAGTAGAGGTAAGGGAATATGTTAGGGAAAAGTATCAATGCTCAAAATGTGATTGGGAAGGTTATGCCCCACTTCCTTTGGGATGTCGTGAAGATTTTAGCTACGGTGCAACCTTATCCAGCTTAGTGGGATGGCTGGGATATGGGGGAAATTTGACTTGGCTAAAACAACGATACTTGGTAGAAACGGTCTTTGGCATTCCTCTGTCTCAAGGGAGTTTAGCTAAAATGCACCGATGGTTTTGCGAAAGCTTGTATCCTAGTTATGAACAGTGGTGGACTTACATACAGGAGCCTGGAGTCCGTTGTGTGGACGAAACCAGCTATCGCGTCAATGGGGTTAACTATTGGATGTGGGTGGCTACTTCCTCCTCTGTTTGTGTTTTGTTTCTGGCTCCCAGCCGGAGTTCCGATGAGGTTCATTCCCTATTAGGTAAAGATTTTCATGGGCTTCTCAGTACGGACTGTTGGGGGGCTTACCATCGCCAAAATGCCCAGCATAAACAGAAATGTCTGGCTCATATTGGGCGGGAATTGAAGGCCTTGGAAACTTCCCACTTTTCTGAAAATAAACTTTTTGCTCAGAGAGTTTTTCCTATTCTAGAGCAAGCTCGTCAATCCCATCGAGATTATCATCAAGGCAAACTGAGCTTAGAAGCTTTACAACAACAGCGACCCCTAGTTGAAGCTCAACTTCAAGAGGTTCTGGATAATCCGCCGCCCACGGGATGGGCAAGTGATTCCCAATTGTTATCTAATCGCTTTCGACGTTATTGGCATGATTGGTTTACTTTTCTTACTTTTCCTGAAGTTAAACCTGATAACAATGATGCCGAGAGAGCCTTGCGTCCTGTTGTTATTCATCGTAAGGTTAGTGGCGGTGCTAGAAGTCATTGGGGCGGACAACTTGTTGCCATGATGTTTAGTTTTCTTGAAACCATGAGACTTCAAGGTAAAAGTGCGGTCGAACAGTTATCTCTTATTTTATCTTCCTCTGGTCTTTCTCCTCCTTCCATTGATGACTTTCTTCCTCTCTAGTATTTTTGGGGCTTAATGAGAATTAAGCCCCACTTATTGCTGTGACTAATTACAACAAATTGGTCATCGTCTTAAAATTACTGGTGCGAGTTGGAATTCTGACAATGTACCACAAGTCCTTCGTCATCGCTGTTCCTATTTAGGGCTTGCTGAAAAAAGCTGAAACCTTTACGGAGAAAAATAGTAGGCGAATTAAGAACCGCTAGAATGCACGAAAATAGGGTAGAATGCCTCAAAACCATTGCATTAAGAAGAGAGAAAGCAGATGTACCGAAAGCAACAGTACTCAATTGAAACACCAGAAAACTTGAAAAATCTGTTCGGCGGGCAGTTAGACGAAGAAAATCGTTGGATAGAAATGTCAAAAATGATTCTTTGGGAAGAATATGAGGAAGAATATGCAAAAAACTTCACAGAAAAAAAAGGAGCCCCAGCCAAATCATTTAGAATGGCATTAGGAGCATTAATTATCAAAGAAATTTCAGGAAAAAGTGACAGAGAAACAGTAGAACAAATAAAAGAGAACCCTTATTTACAGTACTTTATAGGAATGGAAAGCTATAGTAGCAAAGAAGCATTTAATGCGTCAATGATGGTTCATTTTCGTAAAAAAATAGGAATGGAATTAATAAATAAAATTAATAAAGAAATAGAAAAAAAAGCGACGGGTGTAGCGTCAGAAAAAAAAGAAAATGAAGGAAAGTTATTGTTAGATGCGACTTGTACACCAGCAGATATAAAATATCCAACGGATATAGGAATATTGAATGATGCCAGAGAAAAAACAGAAAAAATAATAGATAAGCTGTATGAAGAAATAAAAGAGAAAAGGAAAGAAAAGCCGAGGACTTATAGGGAAGTGGCAAGAAAAGAGTACTTAGCCATAGCAAAAAAACGTCGTGTGTCAAAAAAAGAAAGAAGAAAAGGAACAAAAAAACAACTAGGATATATAAAAAGAAACTTGTCTCATATAGAAAAAATGATAGAAGAGGGAGCAAAGTTAGAAAAACTAACGAAAAAAGAGCAAGAAGAGCTTGTAACGATAGGAAAAGTGTATGAGCAACAGTTAGAAATGTATGAAAAAAAGACAAATAAAGTAGAAAACAGAATTGTGAGTGTAAGCCAACCTCACGTGCGTCCAATAGTGCGTGGAAAAGCGGGAAAAGCAGTAGAGTTTGGAGCTAAAATATCGGCAAGTAATGTGAATGGCTTTGTCTTCTTAGACAAATTAAGTTGGGATAATTACAACGAATCGGGAGATTTACAAGCGCGAATAGAAGAATATAAAAGGGAAACAGGATGTTATCCGGAATCGGTTCATGTGGATAAAATCTATCGAACAAAAGCGAATCGAGCTTATTGTAAAGAAAGGGATATAAGAATGAGTGGTCCCCGATTGGGAAGACCGCCGAAAGAGGTGAGCAAAGAAAAAAAGAAAGAGGCACGCTCAGATGAAAGAGTGCGTAATGCCATTGAGGGTAAATTCGGACAGGGAAAGAGGAAATTTAGTCTTGGTCGAGTGATGGCCAAACTACCTGAGACCTCGGAAACGGTAATTGCGATGAACTTTTTGGTAATGAATCTTTCTACTCTACTTCAGAAGACAAAAAGTAAAAAGTTGTAGAGTCGTTTTTCTTGTGAAAAATGGTGTTAATTTTCCTCTCTTTTGTGAGGAGTGATTTGTGTTGACCTTTTTAGACAGAAAGGAACAATAGATTAAACAAAATCTGTATTTTGATTTGTTTCCATAAGGATAAGTTATCTATGCTTTTTCAGTCCATACTTCCCTAACCCACATTTCTTTCGTTTTTTGACTTTTTCAGCAAGCCCTATTTACGAAAGAAGAAAAGGAACAAAAAAACAACTAGGATATATAAAAAGAAACTTGTCTCATATAGAAAAAATGATAGAAGAGGGAGCAAAGTTAGAAAAACTAACGAAAAAAGAGCAAGAAGAGCTTGTAACGATAGGAAAAGTGTATGAGCAACAGTTAGAAATGTATGAAAAAAAGACAAATAAAGTAGAAAACAGAATTGTGAGTGTAAGCCAACCTCACGTGCGTCCAATAGTGCGTGGAAAAGCGGGAAAAGCAGTAGAGTTTGGAGCTAAAATATCGGCAAGTAATGTGAATGGCTTTGTCTTCTTAGACAAATTAAGTTGGGATAATTACAACGAATCGGGAGATTTACAAGCGCGAATAGAAGAATATAAAAGGGAAACAGGATGTTATCCGGAATCGGTTCATGTGGATAAAATCTATCGAACAAAAGCGAATCGAGCTTATTGTAAAGAAAGGGATATAAGAATGAGTGGTCCCCGATTGGGAAGACCGCCGAAAGAGGTGAGCAAAGAAAAAAAGAAAGAGGCACGCTCAGATGAAAGAGTGCGTAATGCCATTGAGGGTAAATTCGGACAGGGAAAGAGGAAATTTAGTCTTGGTCGAGTGATGGCCAAACTACCTGAGACCTCGGAAACGGTAATTGCGATGAACTTTTTGGTAATGAATCTTTCTACTCTACTTCAGAAGACAAAAAAGAAAACAAAAAGTAAAAAGTTGTAGAGTCGTTTTTCTTGTGAAAAATGGTGTTAATTTTCCTCTCTTTTGTGAGGAGTGATTTGTGTTGACCTTTTTAGACAGAAAGGAACAATAGATTAAACAAAATCTGTATTTTGATTTGTTTCCATAAGGATAAGTTATCTATGCTTTTTCAGTCCATACTTCCCTAACCCACATTTCTTTCGTTTTTTGACTTTTTCAGCAAGCCCTAATTAGTTTTATTGATAAATTTAGTGAAAAGATAGAGAAGAAAACAGTATTGTTGATGGATCAAGCAACAATACTCACAAGTGACAAAATAATGGAAAAAATAGAAGAGTGGAAAAAGAAAAATCTAGAAATATTTTGGTTGCCAGCTTATTCACCAAAGTTAAATTTAATTGAAATACTATGGAAATTCATAAAATATGAATGGGTAGAAGTAAGTGCGTATGAAAGCAAAAAGAGTTTACGCAATTACCTCACAAAAGTGCTTGAAGGCTTCGGGACTGAGTATGTAATTAATTTTGCATGATCACTTAACGCCCTCATTAATCTGGAAACCTTAGAAATTATTGAAGGAGACTTGCCTAACAGAGCCACAAAAATGGTTGTAAAATGGGCGAAAATCTATCAATCAGAATTATTGAAAATGTAGAATACTCAAGAATTTAAAAAATTACCACCTTTGAAATAAAACAATGCTTTACCCTAAAATAACATCAGCTAGAATTATTGAAAATTGTACTTTATTGGTGCATTTTTCCAATCATCAATCTAGAAAATATGACTGTAAAAAGCTACTGGAAAAAACGATGTTTTCTCCCCTTAAAAACTATGCTTTCTTTAAAAACTTTCAACTCGATTCATCAGGTAGCGGAATTATTTGGAATGATGAAGTTGATATAAGTGAGTATGAAATTTGGGTCAATGGGATTGAAATATGATCGCGTCTCTTCATAGTCAGATCGCAGTTATCTTCTTGATTAAGCTTTAAAACCGTTATTGCTTGGGATGGGAAAGTAGAGGGCGATCTCGTTTCATCAAAGAAAACAATCCAGCAAAAATAAATTCAGAACGATTTTGCGTCGTTTCAGCGATTCACCAAATTGTCAAGAATTGTAAAGTCCTCTTGGTGTAAGGTTTTCAGAGCTATCAAGTTTTGAATTTGGAATTGCTGAAAACAATCCAGGGCAAACGCATCTAAATTCTAGACTCCTTATCTGATAAGACTTTCAGCGTTTCATAAAAAATCAATCATGATCTCGGAAACCCTTATCCAGCCTACCTTTCAAAAATAAGATGCGTTCGCCATGGAAAACAATCGCCGTAACTTGACAATTAGCCAAAAACACAGTTATCATACCCCTAAAAAATCAGCGACCGCAGATTCAGACGGATCAACAGTTTCCCAGTGTCGGTAGTCAGACTAAGGGGCTTTTGGTTAATGCCGATGGTTCTGTGGATATCTATTTCGGGCCGAAACCGCCTGCTGGCAAGGAGAATAATTGGGTACAGACGATTCCTGAAACGGGTTGGAACACGATTCTTCGGCTTTATGGCCCGCTTGAGCCTTGGTTTGACAAGACTTGGCGACCAGGGGAAATCGAGTTATTGAAATAGTCCTATCCAGAATTTTTCTTGATCGCCGATCTGTAGATTGGATTAATGATTGTAGTAACTCGACAATGAGGTTATCATTTCTCATAGTTGCTTTGCGTTCCTTAACCCAACCCAAAAGATCGGCGATCTCACTGATCTAATAGAATATAAATTACTTAATGTTATTGCACTGACAATTTTTGTTATTTTTCTTTAACTTAATAACGTTCTAATACTTACTCCAGTTACAAAAATAGATACCCAAAATCACTATTATTCCACCTATTATCATCGGCAAAGTTATAGGTTCTTTCAAGAGTAACATTCCTAAAATAATGCCAAATACAGGTACTAAAGCAATATAAACACCTGCTTGAGTTGCACCAATTTTCTCTATTCCTTTGTAGTACCAAACATAAGCTAAGGCAGAACCAAATACTCCAAGAAATAAAAGACTAAACCATTGAGAATAGCTCAGTTCTAAAATATTAACAAGATTTGCTTGATTTGTACTTAACGCAGTCACGCCCAACAAAATAGTACCTACTACTAAAGAATAAAATACTGAATGAATAGTTCCGATTTCTGAGATTACACGCTTAGAAGCCACGCTATAAGTTACCCAGCACGCAACGCATCCCAGAAGAAATAAGTCTCCTTTCCATGTATTTACATCCATACTTAATGCTGTCGGATCTTTGCTGATGACTATAATAAAGACACCGATCAAAGAAAGCATAATTCCTAGCCATTTAATTGGTCTTATTTGTTCGTGTAAAAAGATAAAAGAGACTAAACCAATTCCAGCAGGATTAAGTGCTACAATTAGAGAACCTCTTGATGCAGAAATAAATTGAAAGCCATAAAAAAAACAGATATTATAAAAAAATATTCCCGTTAAACCCAGAAAAAATATTCTTATTTTAGTATTTTTATTTAATAAACTTTTATTTTGTTTGTTTGGTAGAAAAAAAGATAACGTTACACTGGCAATTAAAAATCTAATAGAAGCTGATAATAGAGGTGGTGTATTAACAGATAAATGACGCCCAGCAATAAAAGTTCCTCCCCAAATAAAAGCAACACCCACTAACATCAGTGAAGTGAGAAGGGCAGACTCTTTCATGGATTTTTTATTTTTAAAATTTATCATTGATTTCGATTTATTGCATCTTGTAATGTGACATAAAGAATTTCCCTCTGTGCATGACTTCCACCAATACAAGCCCATCTATTTTTAGTCTTATTCAATTTAGAAGCACAGTTATCATATTGCCCTATACTATAGTCATAAATAGCCTCAAGGATTGGGATACCAACTTCATGGCTATCATAAGGGTTTCCAGTACCATCTCTACACACAATCATTTTTTTAATCAGAAACGATTTTTTCGTAGCGGCAAAACATAGGAACTGGTATCGTCTGATCAAAGTTGGAAAAAGTTATGGTGTAAGGCTTTGAGAAAATAGAAAAATAGTTTAAGACTAGACATCGGCCCGTTTTTATTATACTATTATTATTGTCATTATATCAAAGAAAAAGGAAACAGAAAACAATGTCAATATTAAAGAAAAGCTCTATGAAAATCCTGAATGATGTTGGCTTGTGCCAAGAAAAAGAGGATGCCTTATTCAAGAAAAACTGTCCTCATTGCTATAGTGAAAACGTAAAAATACATTCTCATTATCAAACGAAAGGTAACGGGGAACGTAAAATGTTCATTTGTCAAGAATGTAGTTCTTGTTTTGCTGAGACTTATGGTAGCGTAATCGCTGGCTTAGAAACCCCATTAAGTGAAATTGTAAAAGTATTAAAAGCCAGAATGGAAGGAATAGGATTAAATGCAGCAGCTCGAGCATTCGGCTACGCGAAAACAACAATATTGAATTGGGAAAAGAAATTATCAGGATTACAAGAGACATTATTTTTATACGCCTTAGTGAATGAATTTGTTAAATTAGTAATAGAAGGGGATGAACTATACACAAAAGTTGGAAAAAATAAAGAAGCAAGTGCCTCTAAGGGGTGGACAATCGTGCTCATGGACAGGGCTAGCCGCTTTATTTGGCATTTAAAATGTGGTCGAAAAGAGCAGAAATTATTTCTAGAAGCAATGATGACGGTAGCGGAATTATTTGAAAGGAGTGCAGAATCTCTCCAGTTATTTACAGATGGAGAAAAGCGATATAGTCAACTGCTATTTGATATTTGTCACGAAGTATTAAGGACTGGAAAGCGAGGTCGTCCCACCAAAGTATTACCGAAGGGTCTTGTGCTAAGACTAAAAAATAAGAGTAGTAAACGTCGAGATTCTGAGGGTAAACTAAAGAAAGTAGAAACTCCGAAACCAGAACATCCAGAGACAACAGAAAAACCAGAAGAAAAGGACGTCCATGCCAACCACGTTGAGGCATTTAATAGTGCTATCCGACGCTATTTAGCCGCCTTTCGTCGTCGTACAAATACTTATGCTAAATCTGTTGTGGGATTACAGCGAGTCCTAGATATTTTCTGGATGGTTCATAACTTTGTTCGCAGCCATTTTACGACGAAAAAAGTTCCTGCTGTAGCTCTCGGTATAATTGAAAAAGGGTTAACTTGGGAGGACTTACTCCAAATTCGCCTGATTTCTTGAACCTCTCGTATTGCAACGTTTGTAGCTTCTAGCTAGACGATACCAGTGCCAAAACATAAAGCGGCATGTAAATCATGAAAATAAGATATAGATGAACCTATACAACCGATCCAATTTTCCGATAATTGATTCCAAAGTTTCTCATAACGATCATCTTCAGGCTTAGACAAGCGATAACGCCAAAGGAATCCAACGGCATCTAAATCTTGTTCTGCAATAGAGGATAACTTCATTGAAAAAAATTTGCTGAATGACTGATTTGCTTTTTCAAAAGATGATAACCCCAGTTCCGCCACCCCTATATGCCAATAGATGTGCATTTTCATTCCAAAATTATCAATCCAGTTGTCTTTCGTTTTATATAAAAAATCAATAGTTTTTTGGTATTCAGCCATTTCATGATAAGCATGAGCTACGGCATGAATGGTATACACATTATTTTGCAATATGTTATATCCTTTTAAACCTATTTCTAATGATTCCCGATACTTCCCACTTTCACATAAAACAAAAGATTTTATCCCTAGATAATATCCATAAAGGGGATTATCTTCTGATAGTTACTTATCAGTTTCTTGAATTTTGTCTTGTAATTTACAGGTCTTACCACAACAAAAATCCAGCATATGCCTCATAAATAAAACTACAACATCACAGGGATATTGAGCAAGGAATTGATCAAAGCCAGCTTCAGCTTTTTCATAATCACAATTAGACCAATGTAATAGGGGTTCAAATAGAGCATTAATTAGCGGTAAAACCTTTAAATAATCATAGTTGTATTTCAAAAAAAAAGACACCCTTAAGTTGTTTCTGAGATTACAAGTGGTTAGCAGATCAAAGTTAATAAACAGATGACGAATCAATCTTTGTTCTGGTGTCTCATATTCCAAGGCAATGGAAAGATCATTAAGCGACAGAAAAGAACAACAAAGTTCAGGGGCTAGATTAAAAATACTTGATGGATTGTTTTTTGGCGAAAAATTAGCTTTTGACATAAAAAAACAAAACATAAGGTTAATCTCAATCGTAGCAGTAATTCCAAATTCGGAATGTATTCAAAAGCACAAAAAGCCAAAAGGATTTACTGGCAAGGGTTTTGCCATGAAAATTTCTAATTAAGTGCGATCGCTTTGGCTTTTGAAAGTGCGATCCTTGGGT contains:
- a CDS encoding ISKra4 family transposase, whose product is MKTLVGEVEISQKQARKLKVSPKIVLSPGLEKCCLRASAKTSYQQAEEDIEELMGIKVGHSSLHRLVERTELPLAQAQSESAGVSIDGGKICLRGEEKEGGQWRDYKLVSLHGNVCEAFFQDPEGLKNWSNVQPLSPIVTFLGDGHPGIWNAVESFATQSWLIRREVLDWYHLKENLFKVGGSLKRLEAVEHLLWRGFVNKAIDAFDGVKSKRAKNFQAYLTKHYQRIPDYQYYQQLGIVIGSGDVESKIKQVGARVKLSGARWHLHNVSRILRLRCAYLNHSPLLSVNVLS
- a CDS encoding IS630 family transposase, yielding MTMKFIYDLSWDTKKILERIYKQSKHHQTRQRAKCLLLSLKGTPIKELMKIFEVTRKTIYNWFSSWEENKLLGRYERAGRGRKPKLTKEQEKQVKEWVKEDPKNLKNVQIKIEKEWDYKISKDTIKRTIKKFDMRWKRMKRGLSKSAAAWELEVKLPKIKELKEQDEKGEIDLRYFDEAGWGMRACIPYGWQEKDEPVILKDVEEKRINVIGVMNVRNELYYEQHEKNINSEMIIRAC
- a CDS encoding DUF4160 domain-containing protein, producing the protein MPNRATKMVVKWAKIYQSELLKM
- a CDS encoding DUF2442 domain-containing protein; its protein translation is MLYPKITSARIIENCTLLVHFSNHQSRKYDCKKLLEKTMFSPLKNYAFFKNFQLDSSGSGIIWNDEVDISEYEIWVNGIEI
- a CDS encoding DUF1214 domain-containing protein; the protein is MQTDQQFPSVGSQTKGLLVNADGSVDIYFGPKPPAGKENNWVQTIPETGWNTILRLYGPLEPWFDKTWRPGEIELLK
- a CDS encoding DMT family transporter; the protein is MKESALLTSLMLVGVAFIWGGTFIAGRHLSVNTPPLLSASIRFLIASVTLSFFLPNKQNKSLLNKNTKIRIFFLGLTGIFFYNICFFYGFQFISASRGSLIVALNPAGIGLVSFIFLHEQIRPIKWLGIMLSLIGVFIIVISKDPTALSMDVNTWKGDLFLLGCVACWVTYSVASKRVISEIGTIHSVFYSLVVGTILLGVTALSTNQANLVNILELSYSQWFSLLFLGVFGSALAYVWYYKGIEKIGATQAGVYIALVPVFGIILGMLLLKEPITLPMIIGGIIVILGIYFCNWSKY
- a CDS encoding IS1 family transposase, whose protein sequence is MSILKKSSMKILNDVGLCQEKEDALFKKNCPHCYSENVKIHSHYQTKGNGERKMFICQECSSCFAETYGSVIAGLETPLSEIVKVLKARMEGIGLNAAARAFGYAKTTILNWEKKLSGLQETLFLYALVNEFVKLVIEGDELYTKVGKNKEASASKGWTIVLMDRASRFIWHLKCGRKEQKLFLEAMMTVAELFERSAESLQLFTDGEKRYSQLLFDICHEVLRTGKRGRPTKVLPKGLVLRLKNKSSKRRDSEGKLKKVETPKPEHPETTEKPEEKDVHANHVEAFNSAIRRYLAAFRRRTNTYAKSVVGLQRVLDIFWMVHNFVRSHFTTKKVPAVALGIIEKGLTWEDLLQIRLIS